In Bacteroides cellulosilyticus, the genomic stretch TAATCACAATCAGCAATACTAACACTGTTACAAAAATGATTGTTGACAGTGGGCGCAGTTCAGGAGTCAATCCACCCTTACGTGCGTCCGCATAGATGTATGTCGACAACGTTTCCAATCCTTCATTTCCTATAGTGAAGATCGTTACTGCGAAGTCATCAATGGAAAGCGTGAAAGCGAGGATGAAACCGCTGATCATTCCCGGCAGAATTTCCGGGAAGATGACTTTGCGAAGCGCCTGGAAAGGGGTAGCTCCGAGGTCGAGGGCTGCTTCGTATACATTCTGATTCATTTTCTTCAGGCGGGGCATCACACTAAGCACCACATAAGGAGTACAGAAAGTGATGTGTGCCAATACTACCGTAGTGAATCCCTGCGAAATGCCAAAGCTGACAAATAGCAGGAACAGGGATACACCCGTAATGATATCCGCATTCATCATCGG encodes the following:
- a CDS encoding ABC transporter permease, whose amino-acid sequence is MMTRILAKGYLWFLLALLYSPILIIMIFSFTEAKVLGNWTGFSTKLYSSLFTGGMHHSLMNAIWNTFAIATIAATASTLLGSLAAIGIFNLRSRARQVMNFTNAIPMMNADIITGVSLFLLFVSFGISQGFTTVVLAHITFCTPYVVLSVMPRLKKMNQNVYEAALDLGATPFQALRKVIFPEILPGMISGFILAFTLSIDDFAVTIFTIGNEGLETLSTYIYADARKGGLTPELRPLSTIIFVTVLVLLIVINKRAERSKKE